Proteins co-encoded in one Malus sylvestris chromosome 7, drMalSylv7.2, whole genome shotgun sequence genomic window:
- the LOC126629567 gene encoding glycerol-3-phosphate dehydrogenase [NAD(+)] 2, chloroplastic, whose protein sequence is MAALLEPPPPFLNQLLPPNSTSTRPLPYNLRLGRPTNSPNHPTLLAATTPCCSAATSEQPIPQLPDPVPETALVRTRDRRRAVRLAWEKLVRWSRTWRSKTKTDVLERTNKVVVLGGGSFATAMASHVANRKSQMEVSILVRDAQVCQSINRNQCNRKYFPEHKLPENVIATTDAKAALLGADYCFHAVPVQFSSSFLEGIAEHVYPGLPFISVSKGLELNTLRTMSQIIPQALKNPRQPFIALSGPSFALELMNKLPTAMVVASKDKKLANAAQQLLACDYLRISTSSDVVGVEVAGALKNVLAIAAGIVDGMNLGNNCKTALVAQGCSEIRWLAMKMGAKPATITGLSGIGDIMLTCFVNLSRNRTVGVRLGSGEQLDDILSSMNQVAEGVSTAGAVIALAQKYKVKMPVLTAVARIIDNELTPKKAVLELMSLPQVEEV, encoded by the exons ATGGCGGCGCTGTTAGAGCCACCACCGCCGTTTCTGAACCAGCTCCTTCCTCCCAACTCAACCTCCACACGTCCCCTTCCGTACAATCTCAGACTCGGAAGACCAACAAACTCTCCTAACCACCCCACACTCCTCGCCGCCACAACTCCTTGTTGCTCTGCCGCCACTTCCGAACAACCCATACCCCAATTACCCGACCCGGTTCCGGAGACTGCTTTGGTGCGGACCAGGGACCGGCGCCGGGCGGTCCGGTTGGCCTGGGAGAAGCTAGTCCGGTGGTCCAGGACCTGGCGCTCCAAGACCAAGACCGATGTTCTTGAACGCACTAACAAG GTGGTGGTGCTTGGAGGTGGGTCTTTCGCTACGGCAATGGCCTCCCATGTTGCAAATAGAAAATCCCAGATGGAAGTTAGCATACTGGTTCGTGATGCTCAAGTTTGCCAATCGATTAACAGGAACCAGTGTAATCG TAAGTACTTTCCAGAACACAAGCTGCCAGAAAATGTAATTGCAACAACTGATGCCAAAGCTGCTTTGCTGGGTGCCGATTATTGCTTTCATGCAGTCCCTGTGCAG TTCAGCTCATCGTTTCTTGAAGGGATTGCAGAACATGTTTATCCAGGCTTGCCGTTCATATCAGTCAGCAAGGGTTTAGAGCTCAATACGCTGAGGACCATGTCTCAGATCATTCCTCAAGCATTGAAGAATCCCCGGCAACCTTTCATCGCACTATCAGGGCCTTCTTTTGCGCTGGAGCTGATGAATAAATTACCAACAG cAATGGTTGTAGCGTCGAAGGACAAAAAATTGGCAAATGCAGCTCAGCAGCTTCTGGCTTGTGACTATTTGAGAATCAGCACTTCAAG CGATGTCGTAGGGGTAGAAGTTGCAGGTGCTCTCAAGAATGTGCTCGCAATAGCTGCAGGGATTGTGGACGGGATGAATCTTGGTAATAATTGCAAGACAGCTCTTGTTGCACAGGGATGCTCTGAGATACGGTGGCTGGCAATGAAG ATGGGGGCGAAGCCGGCAACAATCACCGGTCTATCAGGAATTGGGGACATCATGCTTACATGTTTTGTGAACCTTTCCAGAAACAGAACAGTTGGGGTTCGTCTTGGATCGGGGGAGCAACTTGACGATATACTGAGTTCTATGAATCAG GTGGCAGAGGGTGTGTCAACAGCAGGAGCTGTGATTGCACTAGCGCAGAAGTATAAGGTGAAGATGCCGGTTTTGACAGCGGTAGCTCGGATTATTGACAACGAACTGACCCCGAAGAAAGCTGTTCTTGAGCTGATGAGCCTCCCTCAG GTTGAAGAGGTCTGA
- the LOC126629566 gene encoding uncharacterized protein LOC126629566 produces the protein MGHRDLPSPNSNGYFIILMLMHLIILARASIHDYQDESFIRRSNSFFFHGGSEGLYASKLDSGNDKSSSEDRPLNGKSFIRFESIIFRRTKESAEKKNEMQQRTGLVEAIVLEVRDRERIGGSYLNSNAICCTPELSKDGSCKVGEVIIQQNPDNPDGPKRIQTFFEGKNEEANMDIQTIEINSTGMYYLYFMFCDPELVGTLISGRTVWRNPDGYLPGKMSPLMTFFGLMSLAYLVLGLFWFLRFLQYWKDIIQLHYHISAVIGLGMCEMALWYFEYANFNSTGSRPMGITIWAVTFSAVKKTVSRLLLLVVSMGYGVVRPTLGGITSKVLLLGVIYFVASEALELVEHLGNINDFSGKARLFLVLPVALLDACFILWIFSSLSKTLEKLQIRRSMAKLELYRKFTNSLAVSVLLSVAWIGYELYFNATDPLSELWRRAWVIPAFWTLLAYLLLVVICVLWAPSHNPTGYAYSEETADDFDDEGISLTGSGVKVAGGDLATKLERKERKASSAAEHHVFGLGEDVEEDKRE, from the exons ATGGGTCACAGAGATCTGCCTTCTCCAAATTCAAATGGATATTTTATAATCTTGATGCTGATGCACTTGATTATTTTAGCCCGAGCTTCGATCCATGACTACCAAGACGAGTCCTTCATCCGTCGTTccaattccttcttcttccatGGCGGAAGTGAAGGCCTTTACGCTTCCAAGCTCGACTCTGGCAATGACAAGTCCAGCTCTGAGGATAGGCCCCTCAATGGCAAGTCATTCATCAG GTTCGAATCAATCATCTTTCGAAGAACCAAGGAATCTGCTGAAAAGAAGAATGAGATGCAGCAGAGGACTGGCTTAGTCGAGGCTATTGTTCTTGAGGTTAGGGACAGGGAGAGGATTGGGGGTTCTTATTTGAACTCCAATGCAATATGCTGCACCCCAGAGCTATCCAAGGATGGTTCTTGCAAGGTGGGAGAGGTTATCATCCAACAAAACCCAGACAACCCTGATGGGCCAAAAAGGATTCAGACCTTCTTCGAGGGGAAGAATGAAGAGGCTAATATGGATATCCAAACTATTGAAATAAACAGCACTGGAATGTACTATCTCTATTTTATGTTCTGTGATCCAGAACTTGTCGGCACATTAATCAGTGGAAGAACTGTTTGGAGGAACCCTGATGGTTATTTACCTGGAAAGATGTCCCCATTGATGACATTTTTCGGCCTAATGTCTTTAGCTTACCTAGTCCTCGGTCTTTTCTGGTTTCTCCGCTTTTTACAGTATTGGAAAGACATAATACAGTTGCACTACCACATCAGTGCTGTAATTGGACTTGGAATGTGTGAAATGGCCCTTTGGTATTTTGAATATGCAAATTTCAATTCCACTGGAAGCAGACCAATGGGAATTACCATATGGGCAGTAACCTTCAGCGCCGTTAAAAAAACTGTCTCCCGGCTTCTCCTTCTGGTGGTTTCAATGGGCTATGGTGTGGTGCGGCCAACTCTCGGTGGTATAACCTCGAAAGTACTTCTCCTTGGTGTGATATATTTTGTTGCATCAGAAGCACTTGAGCTTGTTGAGCATTTGGGGAATATCAACGACTTTTCTGGAAAAGCAAGGCTTTTTCTGGTGCTGCCTGTTGCTCTTTTGGATGCCTGTTTTATTCTTTGGATCTTTTCCTCGTTATCTAAAACTTTGGAGAAGCTTCAG ATTCGAAGAAGCATGGCCAAACTTGAGCTGTACCGAAAGTTTACGAATTCTCTTGCAGTATCAGTGCTGCTCTCTGTTGCTTGGATTGGCTATGag TTGTACTTCAATGCCACTGATCCGTTGAGTGAGCTGTGGCGAAGAGCCTGGGTCATCCCAGCTTTCTGGACTTTGCTTGCTTATTTGCTGTTGGTGGTGATATGTGTTCTTTGGGCTCCATCTCATAACCCAACCGG ATATGCATACTCGGAGGAGACCGCGGATGACTTTGATGACGAGGGTATCTCGCTCACAGGAAGTGGAGTTAAGGTGGCGGGCGGAGACTTGGCAACCAAGctagaaagaaaggaaaggaagGCGTCGAGTGCAGCAGAACATCACGTATTTGGGCTTGGGGAAGATGTAGAGGAAGACAAGAGAGAATAA